A window of Rhododendron vialii isolate Sample 1 chromosome 11a, ASM3025357v1 genomic DNA:
aaaaagctctcttttagggggagcatgtattaaggggacacaacaataaacacccgaacacaattttcttcccctattctatatctctttcggcgccgcatctctaccgcatcccctatcctatctctatctcttcatatATATCTCTTTCGGCGCCTACCGCATCCCCtatctcaaatttcaaacaattcggatatcctcaatctcaaatttcaaacaattcggctatcctcaatctcaaatttcaaacaattcggatATCCTCAATCTCAactttcaaacaattcggcgcggCATTCCTTATcctcaaacacttctctcatactctataaattcaacaacactctctctatctcttcatctatctatctctccttctctctcggcctaaatctctcatcaagcaatggcaaacataccgcaagggttaccgtttgagttttacgaaagagatgccgaacgagcagagttcaggttgtttatccaaaccatttggatgcaactctttatcttcattctgctgtgtgcgttacttaccatgagaataccaccatggttcggatggaatgtaaatgtggatactctgtggtattggattggcattatagctgccgttgtagcagccattattcgagaatacgaaaatcaaggacgccaagctctcaatgaacgaagatagagtgctacagggcaagagcggcatggtgctggaaccatggccctattgtttttctctttttagttttttttttatgatgtcacagggggagaaaaagccaagttttaattaatcatagataactgctttggtgcatgtattaagggggagattggcataactcctacttgaataaaaactatcattttgtgtcatcatcaaaaagggggagattgttgaaaaatgtatgcattataacttgtgaaaatttatatgcatctctattaattattttgatgattaattcaatgatatttttattcggcaaatacaaaattatcgaaaagtcgattcccgaattaaatattttcgtgaccttgaaatatagcataaagtctcttggattcatgatttatatttacaaagactttattgagctcaatacatgctttaacggtttatttagatgaaattgtgagccacaggttgacgaaccggctgacaagccggctgtctgaacagaaagctgtgacaaccggacgaccacccggatgaccactctatcaaacggctagtttccaacggctagtttcaaacggctagtttccaacggctagtttccaacggctagtttccaacggctagtttcaaacggctagtttccaacggctagtttccaacggctagttccaacggctagtttccaacggctaggaagcatatggatggctatataaggcatcaagaactcattaatgagtacatacacaagctacaacattccatattattgcaagagcaaattctcaaaagatcaaagccaaaaattctcattgttcttccactttcatattattctcgagagaaaatttgtacaagtcgtgagcgataattttcataccttcttcacatacttgtatttcctaagtgagtgtttgagtcaaacacttgaaagcttagaagaccaaattcgggttggaatttgggtgttattgtttttgagaagttttcggagaaaattcttgcggttgtgctagctcctcgggaaagctagaggcattcggttcttgtaagcacccgcaagacttacaagttgtaatcttttaaagattagtctaaccttcaagtaattgcttgaggagaagtggagtagggccggaccgtggacaaatccggaccgaaccactataaacgggttctatctctctatctctctattttgattgcatacttattgtttgcatatattgttagagataaatttttattggtaattattactagcaatcctattcaccccccctctaggttgcataatttgggtaacaaccTGTAATGAACTTTCTTCTGTCAGAGATGGACTTTAGAAACTGTTTTACGTGTCAAATAGGaattgaaatttaaaaggaaCACAACTAAAATAGTTCAACCATACGATTCATGCTTTGCTTGGTACGAAAAATTTAAGAGAAAACATGCTTGAGCTTAAAACagaataaaccaaaccaaatatacCAAAAACAAACAAGCATCAATTAGAAATCCAAGGCATCTTTTGAAAAAGCCTTCTTTGTTTATGATCAGTACTGGAGCAACCTTTGGTTCTTCAAAGTAATGGCAAAAAAACATTAGAAACCAAACGACGGAGGACCACGAAACCAATCCACTTGAAGATCCTATCCATCTCAATGACCAGGGTTGCTACATCATATGAAAAGCAAAACGATGGTCTAATAAAAGTCAGCTATGCCATTTCAataagattttcaaaaaatggcgCAAAACCTGAATTGTAAAAATTTTCTAGATATCTGGGTCAATTTGGCGCAAGTGGGCATTACATGGACTGTGCATCAATTAGCGCAGGGATGGAGTGCTACGACGTGTAATGGAGCCGATTCCAGTCCGGATTTGAACGCTTAAGGGAGACAAGAGAACAGAGCGACACATGAATGTTACAAAAATGATTAGCCAAATAATGTGAAAAGTTTGGGAAAATACCTTGTATGACAGAGCAGCCTGGTTGTCAACGCTTTAAGGGAGACAAGAGAACAGAGCGACACATGAATGTTACAAAAATGATAAGCCAAATAATGTGAAAAGTTTGGGTAAATACCTTGTATGAAAGAGCAGCCTGGTTTGACAATGGACAAGACCGTAGAGACGATGTCGTCAGAGAAAAATGAGATCAATAGATTGCAGATGAACAATGGGTTGCAGATAAACTTCTACTaacagaattggcaggatgccTATTAATCATTTCTTCTTTTCGGAATACAAAATGATCAGTAAATCATTTCCCCTCATTTAACAAGCAAAATCCTGTCTTTTTTTAATTGATGACTTGGCTATCCCAATGCCACATCATTCTGCTCATATATTCTATTTGGATAGCATTTACCTGAATAATATTGGAGAAACCTGGACATGAACCAAAGAAACACACTTAGTTTCTCACTTCCTTATCTTCATATTTTTGCTTTAcattttctttcccttcatAAATCTCCATACAAATCCTTGATCCCAAGTAGCATTCAAGAAGTTTcttccgttcaaaaaaaagtacaGCAGTCGCAGAACCCATCACAGATCCATGATCCGAACACAACCTCAATGGTCAAATAGACGCAATCAGAGTCCCAATCAGCAAATCCAAAAGTATGTGGAGGGTCTAACCAGTTCTGCATGTGGACTCCAGTGACATCCAAGTACATAATAGTTTGTTTAGAGGATGAGGCCGCTTCCGCCAGAATAAGGAGAGAATGAGAAGAATATATAGGAAAGAAATGGAAGTAGGGAAGAAAACAATCCAAAAGTGATCAAAGAAGAATACCTTTTGAGTTTCAGAAAGCTCATCAAGAGCAACATATTTGGATTCTGAAAATAGTCCTGTCACTTGTCCCACAATGTTGCAAACCATATCAGTCAGATGCTGAGATACATGAGGATGGTGAAAGGAAAAAACGTAGGATCGATCATGTTCACATTTCAGAGCATGGTTGTCATCAGACATTACCCATGCCAAGGAGTATCTACGTACAAGGGCATCACTCAAAGAAACAAATTCAGATAGCAATCTTAATTTCAAGAAATTACATGAAACCGACACCTAGACCTCGCCCTGAGCCGAGGTAATGAAGACTACAGAAGGCACATATTTGATATGACACAAAATACCAAGAATGTACAACTCGAAGCCCTTGACAATTTGAGTAATACTGAGATAGAAATGAGAGAGTAACTTTCACATGCATAGTTTTGGATGCATTTCTAGGAATAATGGGTTCTTTCCAAAAAGATAGATTGGAAATCAGATTTGTTTACCAGTCCGTTGTTTTCGCACCCTCAACTCCGAAGATCTTGTGACTTGTGAGCAAGATTCATGGATAGGGTACTGCAGTGAGAAAAATAGAAACTACATTTTCCAACTCAAACTAGCTCTCCCGCAATGGAACCCCTAAAGCGAACCAAAACCGAGATTAGCCCAAGTTTCCTACCACATATTCACTATCACTTCACAAacacatgcatacatacatacaatTACTTATATGTTGCCATTGCAATGCATAAATGTTAGAGGAAAGGGAAACCAAGGCTCAGATCAATGCATACTGAATAATCATGCAAGAAAAGTGACTCCGTCATGGCAGCAAcctgagaagagagagaaaatgtctCTGGGGGCCTCCAGGTTGCCCCACCACAAAACAGGTCGGACCTCAACGCCTGATTTGAATGAAGAAATATTATCATCAGAGCCTGTATTGTGACATTCCTCACTGTGCCGTCATAGCAGATAACAACAGGATCGCCATTAAGTTTTTGAACGATGTACTACAAAATGTATCGCGTGGAAATCAACCGTTTGTATGATTCTTTGataaaagatagaaagaaatcACAAGAAAAGGTAGGTTGCTGCCATTTTGAAAGGATTAAAAATCACCGAAGTTATGCGTAAACCCAATgatttaaaacaaagaaaagataaaggatCCCAGAACAGGTTCTTTCAACCTTCTGGATGAACAGACAATTACTTCTCTGGCAGAGATAGAATGAGCCATCTCTTGATACCACACCATGAAAAAGACAGCTTCTCACCAACCCAAATACCTCAGACGGGTAGTTAGCATGAATGGGATACTTGTTATGGAAGAGAGAAGCCATGTCCACAACTAAGCCCCTGGGGGCTGGGGTAAGATTTCCCCCTACTCAAAATTTGAAGCCCCAGTCACGCAATTAGCTGAACAACTTTTGTAATAGAGGAGTCACTCTAGGAGTCAATAATATATCCTATTGCTGATGACCTCAGAATAAAATTAGCAACAGGTAATTTCAGAAGCCGTAAGTGCTTCTCTACTTGCAGCTCAATTAACTCGTTATATGTCGAATGCAAGCTACGAAGCAGGGGTGAAATTTCCTGAATGCGACAATTAATGTCCTCTAAGACAGCTCTCTCAATGAAAAAATCTTCAAATCCTACACTTTTTTTTGACACGTTCTAATCCTACACCGAAACCttgagaaaacaaattttcCATGAGGCAAGGCTCTAAAGTGTTAAAGAACTTCAAAACCTCATCTGGGCCCTTCTCAGAGAAAATAGAACTGACAATGTCACTAACAATTGACAGCATTACGTCCCAACTAAAATCAATGGTCAAAAGTTCACTCTTCCTAACCAAAAATCTATCACCAGAACAGTCGAAACAAAGTGGTAGAGCTGTCTGTAATAATTGCACCGCAGTCCACTGAGGGCCTGATCTCTTTGCCTTAAATAAGTCTGGATGTGGCAAGGAATTGGAGACAAACATTGCCAGCTGTTGGGCAGCTGGTCTTGTCAAGAAATAATTCTCAAACATAATCTTCAGTGATAACAATGCATCAATGGCTAGCTGCAAGTTGAGGTTGCCAAAATGAGAACTAAGCAACTGCTTCTCTACAGAGAACAGTTCCAAAACCTCTGCTTTTGCAGCAAGAGATTGAGGATAAAATAAATGAACATAGTCCCCATCAAAATAAGCACTTAGAGGCCCACATATAAGAGGGTTGATCTTAACTGTATGGTCCTCGTGAACATAAACTGATAACGCTTGCACGGAATGTTTATGCGTAATCGGAGGgcgattaacaaaaaaaatatccccATCCATCATACTCCCATGTACCACTTGACCAGGGCTTAAAAATGTATGCCCCTTTGAACCTTCCCTCAACGAGTATGTTGACAAACCAGCTGTATAGGTCAAACAGAGCTtatctctcgctctctctctcacacacacgtGGAAATACGAAAAGGGTTGTTGATAGAACATAAATCATAGGCTTTGGTGATCCTATTTTTGGATAGTGATCATCAAATTTACAGAGAGGGGCAACCAACCTCAGAAACATCCCTTCTCTCCATTTGAGCCTCATTCCTTGAGTTCAATTCCTTGAATTATTCAATGGTCCTTgttctctatctctatctcccTGTCCATATATCCAAATATATTGTCTTTAGTACTAgcagcaaaagaagaagaaaatggaaaaagataCAAATGCAGGGTTTGGTTCGGTCAAAAACCAAATCCTACCAACAAACACACACCcagatatatacatacacacatacatacacaaaGGCTGTTGATTTTGTAGACGTAACTGAAATCATAGGGATCAAGATGATCTTTTCAAGAGAGGGGGCAACCACTCTAAGAAacatcccttctctctctttagcAGCGTCATTCCATGATTTCAGTTTCAGAACCACCCAAAATGCTGGGTTTTCACAATAAATATATTTCATGTGTGTCAGCCCTGGTTTACCAAACGATCAGAATCAGAAACAACCCAAAATCTTagttttaatctcaatcaaacaAGGCTCTGAGGCAATCCTTGGTTGTTGCTTTCACAAAAGTTTTCCAAAGCTGTTTGGGAGCTTCTAAATGCACACCATTTCGATCATCGCCTCATTATACCAGGCTCCGAAAAAGAGTGAGGATAAATTAATGGAAAAAGGTGAGGCTCAGATCTGTGTTTTTATTGTAGAAGAGAAGGGTTTTCCCACCAGGGCTGCAACATAAGTTGCCCTGCAAAGAAATGGGTCACATCTTCTCAACATATGAACTTGAGAAAAATATCATCACAACCTCTTAAGGACCATGGTTCTTGCATGTAGCAACtagcaacaacagcagcagcagaacaGGAAAAGATAGGAAATGCAAAACAAACAGGTCATAAACCAAATTCTTGGCACAAACTCACTCTCAGATACGTACGCCTACATATGCAAAGGGTTGTTGATATTTTTTAAGTAACTGAAATCATCGGTTTTGACGATCTGAGTAAGGGATGACTAAGACCGTCTAGTTACAGAGAGGGGCAACCACCCTTAGAAAGATCCCTTCTCTCTGCTTATTAGCCTCATTCTCTTCAGTTCCTTTCCAGATACTCATTCAAGTGATTCTATTTGCACACAACTttcattagagcatctccaaaacCCATACTCATTTATTGATAACCAGGGTGTCCGAGCCAACACCAGCCTTGTCTCAAGATGATATCCAGAATTCTAAGGGCGTCTTGAGAGTTCTCGGATTCTTCACCGCTTAGAGCATTGGCCATTGATTGCGACGGAATCTTGGCAGCTAGCTTATCTCCACCTTAAACGTCTTAGAGTTGTATGGTCTCCGTTGCCTTTTACGGTCATCGTTAGGACTTCCAGGGCATCGATTACCGTTTACAAATGTATAAAATCAGCAAGTGTCAACAGATCCAGAAAAGATACCAATACCAACATGGAAAGAGTCCTAAACAGGCTCTTCTCGCCGTACCTGCTAGACACGACATCCTCCAGCACAATGGTGAACTCTAGTTTATTCCTCGGAAGAGGATCCAGCGTAAACAGGCTCTTTTCGCCATCATAGGCAAAGTCCTACCTGCCAGCTCTGTATCGTAAACAAATTCAACCAACAAACACACGCACccagatatatatacacacatacttACACAAAGGGCTGTTGATTTTGTAGATGTAACTGAAATCATAGACATTGACAATCTGATAAGGGATCAAGATAATCTTTTCAAGAGAGGGGCAACCACCCTAAGAAACATCCCTTCTCTCTGTTTATTAGCCTCATTCTAAGATTTGAGTTTCTGAACCACCCCAAATGCATGGGTTTTCAATGTAACTATATTTCATGTGTGTCAGCCCAAGATTACTAATCGATTAGAATCAGAACCAACCCAAAATCTTAATCTTAATTGAACAAGGCTCTGAGGCCGTGCTTGGTTCAATGTTGCTTTCACAAAAGTTTTCCAGAGCTGTTTGGGAATTGGGAGCTTCTAACTGCACACCATTTCGATCATCGCCTCAGTATTCCAGGCTCCGAAGAAGTGTGAGGATAAATTGATGGAAAAGGTGAGGCTCAGATCTGTGTTCTGGTTGTAGACGAGAAGGGTTTTCCCACCATGGCTGCAACATCAGTCGCCCTGCCAAGAAATGGGTCACATATTCTCAGCCTATGAACTTGAGAAAATTATCATCACAGCCTCTTATACTTGCTTATTCAGTGATCATGGTTCCTGTATgtagcaacagcagcagcagcagaacagGAATAGATTAGGAAATGCGAACCAAACAGGTCATAAACCAAATTCCACGCACAAACTCACACTCTCAGATACATACATACGTCTACATATGCAAAGGATTGTAGATTTTTTTGAAGTAACTGAAATCATTGGCTTTGACGATCTGACTAAGGGACGACTAAGAGTCTAAGACCATCTAGTTACACAGAGGGGCAACCACCCTTAGAAacatcccttctctctccttaGAAACAACCTACAGACCACAATCAGTTCATGTGAAACAAACAAGAATTACTAAGGCAATGGTTATAccattttccaaacaaaatattCAGCATGTATTGAAACTTGAAACACTAGACTTAAATAGTCATTCATTCGCCGAATCACCTAAGTTGTCAAACATTTAAAAACGAAATCAGTGCACTAATAAGGTTCTAATTATTCTCATTGTGATTGGCAAGGAAGTAGAACCGCAGACAAAATTTGGTTTTGAGTTATTCACATAGGTGGTTTACTACTCGAATACACAAATAATTGACTTCTTAAGAACTTAAACAACCTACCCACTTATGACAactagcaaaaaaacaaaaattccaaCCCCGGGTAATACCCCTCTCATGGTTCAGAAACAAAAAACTTCGTGATGCTTCTAATTACCCATTTTTCCGATCTCAAAATTTAGCTCAAATGTAAACAGACAGCAAACCAGTTGGTTTTTCTTCCGCTTTGATGAACCAATGAagtaaagaagaaaacaaacttctagcaaaaaaaggaaagaacaaTGTATTGTAGATAATTTACCAAGGCAAACTTCTAATTTACCAAGGCAACCCAACCCCATATGCAGGAGTTGCATAGTAACCGTGGTGATTAGAACCACCAGATTTGAGCCAATGGGACCGCCATGTTGCGATTTCTGAGGTGATAGTACGGAACCCAGATAAGCTTTCTGGAGTAAATCCATTTAAGAATTCCCCAAGTAATTTGTATCCAGGTAGGGATCATAAATATGTGCAGATTGTCCAGCCGCATACTCTGCCGTCCTCAAGTACTAAAGATACGCGGGATCCACCAGAGGTCCCACCTGGTTCCAATTCTGTTGAAATTAGGTGATTCTGATGCGCCAGGGCTCACATTTGATCCAAAAGGCAAACCTCCGCCGAACATCCTAGAGTCCATTCCAGGGGATGCCACAGCTGATGCAGCAGCACCAATTTCGAATAAAGGTGGCATGTTAGAAGTGCCAGTATTTACAGAGTACCCGCCTAAACCATAGTTCAGAAACGAAGAATTAGTAGGCATTCATATGCTGATAGTGAGAAGATAAGCTTCCTTTGCTGTTAAGCATAGAAGTAGAAGATCCTTTCATGTACGATTTATTAGAAGAAGCAGTAGTTCTATGCGGAGCCCCATTGCTCGTGAGCAAATCTGGATAAGACGTTTTTGCTGACTGCTCGGTAAGAGACATGTGAAAATGCCCAGATTCAGATTTGTTCGCTTACGGATGCTGCTGCGTAACATGATTCCGACTGCTTTGCAAATTGAAGGGATAGGTATTGGGGATCATCCTCATCATGTTCAATCTGTGGTGGTAAATACTTCTCTACATCTATCATAGCATTTGAAAGGTTCATGCCCGATAAAGTGGAGACCAGATCAGCAGACTCTGTAGCCGAAGCTGAGACACTGTTGAATGAGATTGGACTATTAAGGCTTCTCTTTCAGACatgtttactctctctctccacaaataGGAGCAAGGCAAGGGCTAGGAGCCCAAGCAATGAGTTGGGGATCGGGGGTGGTGCTGCGGGTTAAGGAACCACCCAAAATCGTAGCATAGGAATATGATACAGGTAGGCCAACATTTTTCCCATCAGATGAGCTCTGAACATTTACATTGGATTGGATAGGATTTGGAGATGCCAATTTTCTACGCACATGAGCCAACTCAGCTTCAGAAGAATCAAAGGCCTCACCGTTCTCAAAAGCATTACGGCTGGCAGTACACGAAGGATTCGTAGAGCCAGGAGTTGCACGCCCCAAATCATCCTGCATGTAGATATCGAAGTTTAAATTTCACCAACATAATCATGGAGGAACCCTCTAACAACAAATTGCCTATCAGTGTGGGTGCCTAACAGAAAGAAGAGGATCAAAAGATATTTCCATTGTACCAATAAAGAAGACAACGGCCGAGGGTCCAATTTAGAAGAATACTTTCTTTAAAATTACTAGTCACAAAACTAATGGACCCACAACCAACACACGCCTCATCTGAGAAAAGCACGAGTTTTGTCTCCGCAAAGACATTGCACTAGAACATAAAAATGGCTCccacagaaaacaaaaaacaccctAAGGAATTGCAGTTCTCATCAACACAAAGGGATCATTAGGCTCTTTCATGCTCGATGATGTATTACTAGATCCTCAAAGCTACAAATTTAGCCAACCTGACCTGGAATTGCAAGAATCTTTGAAACCACTAGTGTAATGCTCGTGCTTCGCACGTTTCTGTGTGCTCATTGATGTAATTGGTAGTCGGGAAGTTAATAtacatatgtttttttgttcttatttcaGAGGTGAATGAATTTGGGGCAGTCAGAGGGTCTCCTGAGGCAACCGAAAAGTCCCTCCAAAGTTCATCCTATTTGGACATTTCAGCAGTTAATGTGACTGTTATATCACCCCATGATGTGAGAAACGAGAATTTGACCTCATTTTGTTTTATTAGTTCTCAAATTTTGTTAGCCATCCATCATGTGGTCATTTTGGCACCATTCCTTTAGGCAATTTCACTTTTGAATCTTGTCTCATACAAGTAGTGCAAAACGTTGCAGGCAACAATTGACATGTAAAGCTCACTGAAATCAGTATCTTCCAAAATAAATCAGTAGCTTAACATCATTCTGTTCAACAAGAGATGGACTGCAGTAGTCAAACGTATATAAATCATCTGGGATGCAGTGTTCATAATGTAATTATCCCAATGTTTCAACAGACAGTATCAATTTAACAACTGGTATCTCGGATGCCTAATAGAGATCCTGAAACTCCAAAAATCTCATGCATCATCAAAAGAACAGAAGAGCTTCAGGAACCAGTGGGTTTTATTTCATGAAGGAAGGCCTACAGATCAGTCTCAGTGGTACCTGCCATTGTCGGGTCCGTCTAGGCCATTATTTTACCGCTCTTTAGCGGGTAGGGGCTACTGCAGTTGAGCCAGGAGTGTTTCTAGTTTCTGAAGCACTGATTGCCCTCTCTTTACCCATTTTGCTCAGTAAAAAGAAAAGCTTAGCAAGCGGCCAGCAAAACGAAGAGCttttccaaaccaaacagatCATTTCCGCCACCTTTAATGTCTGTTCATGAAAAGCAAAGTGAAAAAAACTAAAGTTTTCGAAGTAGGTCATTCAAACTTGCagactaataaaaaaaagggacatAAACTTGTTAATTTATATCCTTTAATTAACATCTGCGGTCCATTGATGTCCGTAGAGTCTCTTAAAGCACCTTTATAGATGGAGTAGTTAGCTCCATGACCTACATATGCCTGTCATCGTATTCAATTGCCACTGAAAATGTACCTGTACGTGGTGCAAGAAGGTAACTCAGTGCTATGATTAGCTACCTCTACAGATAGAGGAAATAATTGGATTAACCTGTAATGAACTTTCTTCTGTCAGAGATGAACTTTAGAAACTGTTTTACATGTCAAATAGGAATTGAAATTTAAAACGAACACAACTAAAATA
This region includes:
- the LOC131306663 gene encoding DNA-directed RNA polymerase V subunit 1-like: MFYQQPFSYFHVCVRERARDKLCLTYTAGLSTYSLREGSKGHTFLSPGQVVHGSMMDGDIFFVNRPPITHKHSVQALSVYVHEDHTVKINPLICGPLSAYFDGDYVHLFYPQSLAAKAEVLELFSVEKQLLSSHFGNLNLQLAIDALLSLKIMFENYFLTRPAAQQLAMFVSNSLPHPDLFKAKRSGPQWTAVQLLQTALPLCFDCSGDRFLVRKSELLTIDFSWDVMLSIVSDIVSSIFSEKGPDEVLKFFNTLEPCLMENLFSQGFGVGLERVKKKCRI